The DNA region GGCCCGGTGAGGCGAGCGGATGGGCGCGGTCGGCGGGATCCGGGACGTAGGCGGCGGTGAAGACCCGCATGAGGTGGGGGCTGAGCAGGGGCTTGGCGATCGGGGAAAGCTTCGTGGAGGGGTCGGCGAGCTGGTCGAGGACCGCCGAGTCGATGATCTGGAGCCGGGGTGAGAACGCGCCGCGGTCTCGGGCCAGGCGGCAGACCGCGGCGGTCAGGGTGGCCCCGGCGCTGTGTCCGCCCACGGCCAGTCGCGAGCCGTCCCAGCCGTTGGCGGGGCCGTTCTCGGCGATCCACGCGGTGACGTCGTAGGCCTGGGTGACGGGTACGGGGAACTGACGCTGCGGGGCGACGGCATAGTCCACGTTGATCACGACGCAGCCGGCCGTGGCGGCTATGTAGCGGCAGATGTGGTCGTCCTGCTCAGGGCGGGCGACGATGAAGCCGCCACCGTGGAAGTTGACGTACACGGGGGCGGGAGCGGGGGTCGCGGTGCCGGTGGTCGGCGGGCGGTAGACGGTGCAGGTCACCGATCCGGCGGTGGTCTCCACCCGCAGGGACTCGGTGCGCTTGGGGACATCGAGGAAGCGCAGGTCCTCGTGCACGCGGGCCATCATGCCGCCGAGCAGCAGCTGGATCCCTCTGGCCTGGAGTCTGGTGAACGGCATGGGCTGGCCCCAATCGCTGCAACTCTAAATTAACAGGATTCCTGATGATGGCTGCTCGTCCCGCCACATGCAACAGTGAGCGCTGATTCGGAACGGATGACGTAGCGGGCGGCTCAGAAGGCGCCGGTGCGGCACCCTGCACCCTCGCCGATGCTCATCGCGGCGAGCCCGTCACCGTCGCCCTCGCCCGGCTGCGTACTCGCCCCCGGGGCGCGGCAGCCATCGCCGGCGCCCGGACCGAAGCACAGCTGCCGGCGCTGACGGCCTCAGCCGGGCCGACCCTCACCCCGCAGGAGATCGGCACGCTCGACGAGCTCTCCGCCCGGGTGCCCGAAGAGGCCGCCCACGCAGGCCATGGCCTGCCGCGCGGAGCCGCTGGTCGACACGATCCGCATCAGCTCCGCTTGCGGTCGCTGACCCGCGTCACGACAGCGGCGGCCCGCACTCATCCGAGGAGTGCGGGCCTTTCGCGACATGCCGACCGTGTCGGCATGAGCCGGGGGAGTGGCTGCCGCACGTCTGTGGCGAGCCCTGTCGAGATCGGCTTCGGCACCGACGAGGGCCTTCGTCGAGATCCTCCACCGGACAGCGGGACGTGGGCTTCGACGGGTGCGTCGACGCAAGTGTCACCCTCCATCGCGCGCTGTTCGACTGTCTTGCCGACGAACCCGTTTCATGTCGCTCTCGCAGGCAGGCAGGCAGGCAGGCAGGCAGGCAGGCAGGCAGCGCCGCATCGGACCTACCCGCCCTGAGTTTTCCGACCCCTGGTCAGCTGCCCATGACCGTTGTCGCGACCGTCATCGTGACGATCGCCGCCAGCGCGTCCTCCGCTGCCTTCACGACATGGCGAACCGCCGTCGCCGACCACTGTCCCTGTGCGAGTGACGCCATATGGGTCTCGACCGTGCGGGGGTCGGCATCCGGGAAGGCCAGTCGGTGCAGTTTCGCCCCGTGCAGCAGGGCCACCAGGCTCACCGTACGTTCGTCCGGGGTCGCGCCCCGGAGCACGACCGAGTCGAGCCGCTGCCTCAGTGCGGCCTCGACCGAGCCGTCGGCCTCCGGATAGCGGTGCACCGGGAAGAGGCCCAGTACCTTTTTCTTCTCCTCCCGGACCAGCCCCTTGTCGATCAGGCCCGCACTGGCCCCTGTCACCGCGCCCGTCTTCAGGCGGTGGATCCAGTCCTTGGTCCTGCCCGGTTTGTCGCGGCCGGCGATCTCGGCGAGTGCGGCGTCGAGCGCGGGCTCGCCGAGCGGCGCGGGATCGACGACGGTGACTTCGTCGTCGCTCACTTCGATCCGGCCGGCCAGTGCCAGTTCCACCAGCGAAGCGGCGGAGATCGCCCAGGCCGCTTTCGCCGACTCCTTCTCGGTCCCGGACTCGTCATCCAGCGAGAGCAGCAACAGCTGTTCGCCCAGGGTGGTTTGTGTGGAGGATTCCATCGGCGTATCCACTTCTGTTGTCGCTGTTGTCGCTGTTGTCGCTTTACCGGGCACGCGGGGTCAGCATGCCGCTCCCTGGGAGTTCAGCGGATCCAGCCGTGCTCGCGGGCGATGTGGATGGCCCCATAGCGGTTCTCGGCGCCCAGTTTGTTGGTGGCGGACGAGAGATAGTTCCGCACGGTGCCCACCGACAGCGCTGCGCGCTCGGCGACCTCACTGACGGAGGCTCCGTCGGAGGCGAGCATGAGGATGTCGGCCTCGCGTGGCGACAGCGGGGAGTCACCGACGCTGATCGCGTCGGCTGCCAGGAGAGGATCGATGTAACGGCTGCCGGCATGGACCGTACGCACGATCTGCGCGAGGTCCTGCGCGGAGACCGTCTTCGGCACGAAGCCCCGCACCCCTGCCTCCAGGGCCCGCTTGAGGTGACCGGGCAGACCGTGGCTGGTGACGATGAGGGGCTTGCA from Streptomyces sp. ALI-76-A includes:
- a CDS encoding alpha/beta hydrolase — translated: MPFTRLQARGIQLLLGGMMARVHEDLRFLDVPKRTESLRVETTAGSVTCTVYRPPTTGTATPAPAPVYVNFHGGGFIVARPEQDDHICRYIAATAGCVVINVDYAVAPQRQFPVPVTQAYDVTAWIAENGPANGWDGSRLAVGGHSAGATLTAAVCRLARDRGAFSPRLQIIDSAVLDQLADPSTKLSPIAKPLLSPHLMRVFTAAYVPDPADRAHPLASPGLADDLAGLPPALVIVAEHDRLRDEGDAYAKALDAAGVPVIHRLFEGVDHYFTHTGPVPAGKEAIELMASALRTALGT
- a CDS encoding response regulator transcription factor, whose product is MIRILLADDEHLIRGALATLLDLEEDLDVVAEASTGSEAAAKARKHRPDVAVLDLQMPQQDGIDVASTLSEALPDCKPLIVTSHGLPGHLKRALEAGVRGFVPKTVSAQDLAQIVRTVHAGSRYIDPLLAADAISVGDSPLSPREADILMLASDGASVSEVAERAALSVGTVRNYLSSATNKLGAENRYGAIHIAREHGWIR
- a CDS encoding GPP34 family phosphoprotein, whose translation is MDTPMESSTQTTLGEQLLLLSLDDESGTEKESAKAAWAISAASLVELALAGRIEVSDDEVTVVDPAPLGEPALDAALAEIAGRDKPGRTKDWIHRLKTGAVTGASAGLIDKGLVREEKKKVLGLFPVHRYPEADGSVEAALRQRLDSVVLRGATPDERTVSLVALLHGAKLHRLAFPDADPRTVETHMASLAQGQWSATAVRHVVKAAEDALAAIVTMTVATTVMGS